Proteins encoded within one genomic window of Alteribacter populi:
- a CDS encoding GatB/YqeY domain-containing protein, protein MDLQKQLTEDMKKAMKNKEKQRLLVIRSVKSAIQNEQIKQGKELTEDEALTVLNREMKQRKESLQEFENANREDLVSKVKAEMDVLQSYLPEQLSDEALQQIVDETIQEVGAKTKADMGKVMGAIMPKVKGKADGSQVNRAVLNSLS, encoded by the coding sequence TTGGATCTTCAAAAGCAATTAACTGAAGATATGAAGAAAGCGATGAAGAATAAAGAGAAGCAGCGTCTCTTAGTCATCCGTTCTGTGAAGTCTGCAATTCAAAATGAACAGATCAAACAGGGCAAAGAACTTACTGAAGATGAAGCACTTACAGTTCTTAATCGCGAAATGAAACAGCGAAAAGAATCCCTCCAAGAATTTGAAAATGCCAATCGTGAGGATTTGGTATCAAAAGTGAAGGCGGAAATGGATGTGCTACAATCCTATTTACCCGAACAGCTGTCAGACGAAGCGCTTCAGCAAATAGTGGATGAAACGATCCAGGAAGTAGGAGCCAAGACAAAAGCAGATATGGGTAAAGTAATGGGTGCCATAATGCCAAAAGTCAAAGGAAAAGCCGACGGTTCTCAAGTTAACCGAGCTGTGCTCAATTCCTTGTCATAA
- a CDS encoding NfeD family protein, translating to MIGKSVRISFYSIFIFASFLTLLFPPPAQSDGEGKVVYYIPVEQTVERGLLAFLERSFESAAEDGADHIVLEVNTPGGFVDAAGDIAGLLRNTEIPITAFVVGEALSAGAYISLNADNIVMRPGTDMGSAAVVDGSGSAADDKAQSVWLARMESAAELNDRDPKYALAMADNRVDVPEYRAPEGELLTFKASEALEAGYAEAIVNNREELLSFLELEEAIEQETEVSFAEQIARIVTHPIVIPILLSIGSLGLVLELYSPGFGIPGIMGLSALLLYFFGHTVAGFAGWETYILFGIGILLIVIEIFAPGFGIFGVLGIGAIIGSLVLASFSTVNILVSILVAAVVTLIASVLLFKYVGYRGPMKRVVLTESTNTEEGYISNETRKELLGTVGEALTVLRPSGTALVNEERLDVVSEGGYIEQGRKVKIISTAGSRIVVREHIENDS from the coding sequence ATGATAGGGAAGTCTGTTCGCATATCGTTCTATTCGATTTTTATATTCGCGTCATTTCTTACCCTTCTTTTTCCGCCTCCAGCCCAAAGTGACGGTGAAGGAAAAGTCGTTTATTATATTCCGGTAGAGCAGACTGTAGAGAGAGGTTTGTTAGCATTTCTCGAACGCTCTTTTGAATCTGCAGCTGAAGATGGTGCAGATCATATCGTCCTTGAAGTGAATACGCCAGGTGGATTTGTCGACGCTGCAGGGGATATTGCAGGATTACTTAGGAATACCGAAATTCCGATTACAGCCTTTGTTGTTGGTGAAGCCTTAAGTGCAGGAGCATACATTTCTTTAAATGCAGACAACATCGTAATGAGGCCGGGAACGGACATGGGATCTGCAGCTGTTGTGGATGGATCAGGTAGTGCAGCAGATGATAAAGCACAATCTGTGTGGCTCGCTCGTATGGAAAGTGCTGCTGAGTTAAATGATCGGGATCCCAAGTATGCACTGGCTATGGCAGATAATCGAGTGGATGTACCAGAGTACCGTGCACCTGAGGGAGAGCTACTCACGTTTAAAGCATCCGAAGCTCTTGAAGCAGGCTATGCTGAAGCGATCGTCAACAATCGGGAAGAGCTACTTTCTTTTCTTGAATTAGAAGAGGCTATTGAGCAGGAAACGGAAGTAAGTTTCGCAGAGCAGATTGCTCGTATTGTCACTCATCCGATTGTTATTCCGATCCTGCTTTCGATTGGAAGTTTGGGGTTAGTGTTAGAGTTATATTCACCTGGATTTGGGATACCGGGGATTATGGGATTGTCGGCTTTACTCCTTTACTTTTTTGGTCATACAGTTGCTGGATTTGCCGGTTGGGAAACGTACATTTTGTTTGGAATAGGAATACTGCTGATTGTGATCGAGATCTTTGCCCCCGGGTTTGGAATTTTTGGAGTTTTAGGGATCGGTGCGATCATTGGAAGCTTAGTTCTCGCTTCCTTTAGCACTGTGAATATTCTCGTTTCGATTCTTGTGGCAGCTGTTGTCACATTAATTGCTTCTGTACTGCTATTCAAATACGTTGGGTACCGGGGACCAATGAAGCGTGTAGTATTAACTGAATCAACCAATACAGAAGAAGGGTACATTTCAAATGAAACCCGAAAAGAATTATTGGGAACCGTAGGCGAGGCATTGACAGTATTAAGACCATCAGGAACTGCGTTAGTTAACGAAGAACGACTTGACGTGGTTTCTGAGGGAGGATATATTGAACAAGGTAGGAAAGTAAAAATAATCTCTACTGCCGGCTCAAGAATTGTGGTTCGTGAACATATAGAAAACGATTCGTAA
- the floA gene encoding flotillin-like protein FloA (flotillin-like protein involved in membrane lipid rafts), which translates to MPTDQLMILIGLGLVIIFFAVLFTFVPVMLWISAWAAGVKLGIWQLVGMRLRRVIPHRVVNPLIKAVKAGLDLSTNKLEGHYLAGGNVDRVVNALIAAQRANIELSFERCAAIDLAGRDVLEAVQMSVNPKVIETPFIAGVAMDGIEVKAKARITVRANIDRLVGGAGEDTVIARVGEGIVSTIGSSESHKGVLENPDLISQTVLKKGLDSGTAFEILSIDIADIDIGKNIGAGLQTDQAEADKKIAQAKAEERRAMAVAQEQEMKARVEEMRAKVVEAEAEVPLAMSEAFRSGNLGVMDYMNFNNVKADTDMRDSIGRATDDGEEDDDKGQTRL; encoded by the coding sequence ATGCCAACAGATCAGTTAATGATCCTTATCGGATTAGGACTTGTCATCATCTTTTTTGCGGTACTATTTACATTTGTACCGGTTATGCTCTGGATTTCTGCTTGGGCAGCCGGAGTCAAATTAGGGATCTGGCAACTTGTGGGAATGCGATTACGTCGTGTTATTCCACATCGTGTTGTAAACCCGCTTATCAAAGCTGTAAAAGCTGGTTTGGATTTAAGCACGAACAAGTTAGAAGGTCACTATTTAGCGGGAGGTAACGTTGACCGTGTTGTTAACGCACTTATCGCTGCTCAACGAGCTAATATTGAACTAAGTTTTGAGCGGTGCGCCGCAATTGACTTAGCAGGCCGTGACGTACTTGAAGCGGTTCAAATGAGTGTTAACCCGAAAGTTATTGAAACACCGTTCATTGCTGGTGTTGCAATGGATGGTATTGAAGTGAAAGCAAAAGCTCGTATTACAGTTCGTGCTAACATTGACCGTCTTGTCGGGGGTGCTGGTGAAGACACTGTTATCGCTCGTGTCGGGGAAGGGATTGTTTCAACAATCGGTTCTTCTGAAAGCCATAAAGGTGTGCTTGAAAATCCGGATCTTATTTCCCAAACAGTCCTTAAGAAAGGCTTGGATTCCGGAACGGCTTTCGAAATTCTCTCAATCGATATCGCAGACATTGATATCGGTAAAAACATCGGTGCAGGTCTACAAACTGATCAAGCAGAAGCTGATAAGAAAATTGCACAAGCTAAAGCCGAAGAACGTCGTGCGATGGCCGTAGCCCAAGAACAAGAGATGAAAGCCAGAGTCGAAGAAATGCGTGCGAAAGTTGTGGAAGCAGAGGCAGAAGTTCCACTTGCCATGTCTGAAGCATTCCGTTCTGGAAACCTTGGAGTAATGGACTACATGAACTTTAACAACGTAAAAGCCGATACTGATATGCGTGACTCAATCGGAAGAGCGACCGATGATGGTGAAGAAGACGATGACAAAGGGCAAACGCGTCTTTAA
- the yqfC gene encoding sporulation protein YqfC — protein sequence MKKMRRWVKQWMTERMELPADVMMDLPRITMVGHLHIYIENHRGVLRFSKEEMRLRLDEGQLLIRGHDFVIKTILPEEILLEGKILSVQYVFET from the coding sequence ATGAAGAAAATGAGACGATGGGTCAAACAGTGGATGACGGAAAGAATGGAATTACCTGCTGATGTCATGATGGACCTCCCCCGCATTACGATGGTTGGACATTTACACATTTACATAGAGAATCACCGTGGTGTCCTTCGCTTTTCGAAGGAGGAAATGCGTCTGCGTCTAGATGAGGGACAGCTGCTAATTCGTGGTCATGATTTTGTAATCAAAACGATATTACCGGAAGAAATTTTGCTTGAAGGGAAAATCTTGAGTGTGCAATATGTGTTTGAAACTTAG
- the yqfD gene encoding sporulation protein YqfD, whose product MKNMWINIFSGYVRVKFEGTYPELFVNRCIEKKLMIWDIKQSGEKTYICSILLEDAKRLRSVCRESGCKITFLERKGAPFIFRKMLIRNGFVIGTAIFVAVLFILANMVWNIEIEGASASMEHEILQKVDELGIKRGKLQFQLPPPEVIQEKISDQVPDATWIGVTLRGTTYHFQVVEKELAEREPAEAPGHLVASRKAVIHHLFVENGNAVVEENQVVEKGDRLVTGLIGKEGKEERVAAKGEVFGEIWYKSHVTMPLERDFEVLTGEYDQHHILTLGGWDLPVWGWSDSEFSTSKQEAYTRPFRIFNYTLPIAYKNVTNYETNVGTKTYTEEEGVAAAIEKGRAEILERFSNKAEIIGEKVLHQQVQNGKVNVSIHYRIIDDISRKQPIIQGD is encoded by the coding sequence ATGAAAAATATGTGGATCAATATTTTTTCCGGATATGTAAGAGTGAAGTTCGAAGGAACCTACCCCGAACTTTTTGTTAATCGATGTATTGAAAAGAAACTAATGATTTGGGATATTAAGCAATCAGGCGAAAAAACGTACATTTGCTCTATTCTCTTAGAAGATGCCAAACGGTTGAGATCTGTTTGCCGCGAATCGGGTTGTAAAATTACATTTCTTGAGCGGAAGGGTGCGCCGTTTATTTTTCGTAAGATGCTTATACGAAATGGCTTTGTTATAGGAACTGCTATTTTTGTGGCGGTTTTATTTATTTTAGCAAATATGGTATGGAATATTGAAATCGAAGGCGCTTCAGCATCGATGGAGCATGAAATTCTCCAAAAAGTAGATGAACTCGGAATTAAACGAGGAAAACTTCAATTTCAGTTACCTCCTCCTGAAGTTATTCAAGAAAAGATTAGCGATCAAGTACCGGATGCAACGTGGATCGGTGTAACATTAAGAGGCACAACTTATCATTTTCAAGTGGTGGAAAAAGAACTGGCGGAACGAGAGCCTGCTGAAGCGCCGGGTCATCTTGTTGCTTCACGAAAAGCGGTTATTCATCATCTCTTCGTTGAAAACGGAAATGCAGTGGTGGAAGAAAATCAGGTGGTTGAAAAAGGTGACCGCCTTGTTACAGGTCTCATTGGTAAAGAAGGGAAAGAAGAGCGTGTTGCAGCAAAAGGAGAAGTTTTTGGTGAAATTTGGTACAAGTCTCACGTCACGATGCCGTTAGAACGGGATTTTGAAGTATTAACAGGAGAGTACGATCAACATCATATCCTTACTTTAGGAGGCTGGGATCTTCCGGTTTGGGGTTGGTCTGATTCTGAGTTCTCAACATCAAAACAGGAAGCATATACACGTCCATTTAGGATCTTTAATTATACTTTACCGATTGCTTATAAAAATGTAACGAATTATGAAACGAATGTAGGTACGAAGACGTATACAGAAGAGGAAGGGGTAGCCGCAGCTATCGAAAAAGGAAGAGCAGAAATATTGGAACGATTCAGCAACAAAGCGGAAATTATTGGGGAAAAAGTTTTGCACCAACAAGTACAGAATGGTAAAGTAAATGTATCCATACACTATCGTATAATCGATGATATTTCTAGAAAACAACCGATCATTCAAGGAGATTGA
- a CDS encoding PhoH family protein translates to MTEIKQPIDLRVQDGNEVQALFGPNDRHLTRLEEKLNVTILTRGEQVTAVGDKQAVVLVQNVLQMLLQLIRKGTTVQERDVVYAAQLAQRGQLDQLLDLFDEKITVNAKGKPILAKTIGQRHYVASIRKRDVVFGIGPAGTGKTYLAVVMAVHALKEGNVKRIVLTRPAVEAGENLGFLPGDLKEKVDPYLRPLYDALHDVLGLEQTERLMERGTIEIAPLAYMRGRTLDDSFVILDEAQNTTKEQIKMFLTRLGFGSRMVITGDLTQIDLPKGKQSGLKAAIGILSHVEAIDFHYLEASDVVRHTLVQKIIDAYDKGEKE, encoded by the coding sequence TTGACAGAGATTAAACAACCGATTGATTTACGGGTGCAAGATGGAAATGAAGTTCAGGCATTATTTGGTCCTAATGACCGTCACCTGACCCGTTTGGAAGAAAAATTAAATGTAACGATATTAACAAGAGGCGAGCAAGTCACTGCTGTAGGGGATAAACAAGCAGTGGTGCTCGTCCAAAATGTATTACAAATGCTTTTACAACTCATACGCAAGGGTACCACAGTGCAAGAACGTGACGTCGTTTATGCTGCTCAATTGGCACAACGCGGGCAGCTCGATCAGCTTTTAGACTTATTTGATGAAAAGATTACCGTAAATGCGAAAGGGAAACCGATACTGGCGAAAACGATCGGTCAACGTCACTATGTAGCTTCCATTCGCAAACGTGATGTTGTATTTGGGATTGGACCTGCAGGAACAGGTAAGACCTATTTAGCTGTTGTCATGGCTGTACATGCATTAAAAGAAGGCAATGTGAAACGAATCGTTTTAACTCGTCCTGCCGTTGAAGCTGGTGAAAACTTAGGTTTTTTGCCAGGGGACTTAAAAGAAAAAGTTGACCCCTATTTGCGACCATTGTATGATGCGCTCCACGATGTTTTAGGGTTGGAGCAAACAGAGAGATTAATGGAACGCGGAACAATTGAAATAGCTCCTCTCGCTTACATGAGAGGGCGTACATTGGATGATTCTTTTGTTATTTTAGACGAGGCGCAAAATACGACAAAAGAACAAATAAAAATGTTTTTAACACGTCTAGGGTTTGGGTCTAGAATGGTTATTACTGGAGACTTAACACAAATTGATTTGCCAAAAGGGAAACAATCGGGGTTAAAAGCAGCTATCGGGATTTTGTCACATGTTGAAGCAATTGATTTTCACTATTTAGAAGCATCCGATGTAGTGCGTCACACCCTTGTCCAAAAAATTATTGACGCTTATGATAAAGGAGAAAAAGAATAG
- a CDS encoding HD family phosphohydrolase produces the protein MGKRSSPIDQQQWWKKLKDHRYIRLSLFVLLAVVLYASMVSNVIPETLNINTGTIADQDIRSPISVEDRDETEQKRQEAAEEVQSVYTSETRYAQSRVDKVDEIFDLTEQVIEDAELREQELEEFEEEQLEGEGSEEEVPEPLDDDEQLDQLRTLISSRTSEELSDDTLVALLNAEQEQLEQAKEIITNVIYEVMDQEIKLDEIDEAREQAERKISISTVDQNLYRGMVELVRFGITANHLYDQTATEEARQMAIESVEPVMIREGQLIVEEGQLVTSEMYHQLALAGLLDDHTNLFPYIGLAIIVLVLISMLGYYLNDAKTTLQTNNTHLLMYVIIFSLVLLVMKVVSFTHFTDVPSLSLIAPVAMATMLMTILLHPRVALFSSMVLAISASIIFNHDSTSVVNYTQGMYVFFSCIGGTFFLSHSHRMVRILQAGLFVASLNIVVIIGIMMLKNAQFSLFEAGLSIGFAAASGILAAVLTLGIMPFFEAGFGILSTTKLIELSSPNHPLLRKILLEAPGTYHHSVIVANLSEAGCEAVGANGLLARVGAYYHDLGKTRRPHFFIENQMKIENPHDKISPQLSKTIIIAHPYDGAAMLREHRMPKELIDIAEQHHGTTLLKYFYHKASQESEQAITEEEFRYPGPKPQTQESAIVGIADSVEAAVRSMNKPTPEKIESLVKKIITDRLEDGQFDECDLTLKELNIVAKAICETLQGTFHSRIEYPDDITERNGEKEKVKKHG, from the coding sequence GTGGGGAAACGTTCGTCACCCATAGATCAACAACAATGGTGGAAAAAGCTTAAGGACCATCGTTATATTCGTCTTAGTTTATTTGTATTATTAGCTGTCGTTTTATATGCCTCAATGGTATCAAATGTCATACCTGAAACGTTAAATATTAATACTGGAACTATTGCAGATCAAGATATTCGCTCACCTATTTCGGTGGAAGACCGCGATGAAACTGAGCAAAAAAGACAGGAAGCAGCAGAAGAGGTTCAGTCTGTTTATACTTCTGAGACACGGTACGCCCAAAGCCGTGTAGACAAAGTAGATGAAATTTTTGACCTTACGGAGCAAGTGATAGAAGATGCAGAATTGAGAGAGCAAGAGCTTGAGGAGTTTGAGGAGGAACAACTTGAAGGTGAGGGTTCTGAAGAGGAAGTCCCTGAGCCTCTGGATGATGATGAGCAGCTTGACCAGTTAAGGACACTTATTTCTTCAAGAACGAGTGAAGAATTAAGTGACGATACCCTGGTTGCCTTATTAAATGCGGAACAAGAACAACTTGAACAGGCAAAGGAAATAATAACAAACGTTATTTACGAGGTAATGGATCAAGAAATTAAACTCGATGAGATCGATGAAGCAAGGGAGCAGGCTGAACGAAAAATTTCAATCTCAACGGTGGATCAGAACTTATACAGAGGAATGGTAGAACTTGTTAGGTTTGGGATTACAGCGAACCATTTATATGATCAAACTGCCACTGAAGAAGCCCGACAGATGGCGATCGAATCTGTCGAGCCTGTGATGATCCGCGAAGGACAGCTCATTGTAGAAGAGGGACAATTAGTGACAAGCGAAATGTATCATCAACTAGCTTTAGCAGGGTTGTTAGATGATCATACAAACCTATTTCCCTATATTGGTCTTGCGATAATTGTCCTCGTCCTTATCAGCATGCTAGGTTATTACTTAAACGATGCTAAAACTACTTTGCAGACAAATAATACTCATCTGCTCATGTACGTGATCATTTTCTCATTGGTTTTGCTAGTTATGAAGGTCGTAAGCTTCACGCATTTTACCGATGTACCTTCGTTAAGTTTGATTGCACCTGTTGCTATGGCTACAATGCTTATGACTATTTTGCTGCACCCGCGAGTCGCTTTGTTTTCGAGTATGGTCTTAGCTATTTCTGCAAGTATTATCTTCAATCATGATTCAACTAGTGTAGTCAATTACACCCAAGGTATGTACGTGTTTTTCAGTTGTATAGGTGGTACGTTTTTCCTTAGTCACTCTCACCGTATGGTCCGAATATTACAGGCAGGACTTTTTGTAGCTTCTCTTAATATCGTTGTTATTATTGGGATTATGATGTTGAAAAATGCCCAGTTTTCCTTGTTTGAAGCAGGATTGAGTATCGGATTCGCAGCAGCGTCAGGTATTTTAGCTGCGGTACTTACGTTGGGAATAATGCCGTTTTTTGAGGCCGGGTTTGGAATTCTATCGACTACCAAACTGATTGAATTGTCGAGTCCGAATCACCCGCTGCTTCGAAAAATACTACTGGAAGCACCAGGGACTTATCATCATAGCGTGATTGTTGCAAACCTGTCGGAGGCGGGATGCGAGGCAGTTGGTGCTAATGGATTATTAGCACGGGTAGGGGCATATTATCATGATCTAGGAAAAACGAGAAGACCCCACTTCTTCATTGAAAATCAAATGAAAATCGAAAATCCTCATGATAAAATTTCACCGCAGCTTAGTAAGACGATTATTATTGCTCATCCATATGATGGGGCTGCGATGCTTCGTGAACATCGGATGCCAAAAGAGTTGATCGATATTGCAGAACAGCATCATGGGACGACACTTTTAAAATACTTTTACCACAAAGCAAGTCAGGAATCAGAGCAGGCCATAACAGAAGAAGAATTCCGTTACCCGGGCCCGAAACCACAAACACAAGAATCAGCAATCGTTGGAATTGCGGACTCTGTCGAAGCCGCTGTCCGCTCGATGAATAAGCCTACACCTGAAAAAATTGAGTCTCTTGTGAAAAAAATCATTACGGACCGATTAGAGGATGGGCAATTTGATGAATGTGACTTGACCCTTAAAGAATTGAATATAGTTGCAAAAGCGATTTGTGAAACGTTACAAGGGACATTTCACTCCCGAATTGAATATCCAGACGACATTACGGAGAGAAATGGTGAAAAAGAGAAGGTGAAAAAACATGGCTAA